The region CCCATCCTCGCTATCCACGATCAAGGCGCCGGAGGTAACTGTAACGTGTTAAAGGAGCTGGTCGAGCCGGGCTGTGCCGGAGCCGTGATCTTCTCGAAGGCATTCCAGCTGGGTGATCCCACAATCTCGACGCTCGAGCTGTGGGGTGCCGAGTATCAGGAGAACAACGCGGTACTGATCGATGCCACTGGTCGCCAGGTGCTGCAAGCCATTTGTGATCGTGAGCGGTGCCCGGTATCGTTCGTGGGGCAAGTGACCGGTACGGGCTACGTGACGCTGCTGGAGCAAGACTTTGACGCTGGAGTGGCGAACAAGTTGGGTGATCGTAGCAAGTGTGGTCAGGAACTGTCGCACGTACCGTTCGATATGCACCTGAACCACGTGCTGGGGAAAATGCCCCAGAAAGAGTTTCATCTGAAGCGCGTGAGTGAGCAAGTGGACGAGTTCCTTTTGACGGACGAAGTGCAGTTGCCGGAAGCGCTACGATTGGTACTGGCAGCGGCCACCGTCGGTAGCAAGCGGTATCTGACGAATAAGGTGGATCGTTCCGTTACCGGTTTAATCGCACAGCAGCAATGTGTTGGTCCACTGCACACACCTTTGGCCGATTTCGGACTGGTGGCCGTGTCGCATTTCGGAAAGGAAGGCGTTGCTACATCCATCGGTGCACAGCCCATCAAAGGACTGGTGGATCCGACAAAGGCTGCCCGCATGACGGTGGCAGAAGCGCTCTCCAATCTGGCATTTGTGGCCATTAGCGAGCTGGCGGATGTGAAGTGTTCCGGGAATTGGATGTGGGCTGCGAAGGTAGCGGGCGAAGGAGCCAAGCTGGTCGATGCTTGTGAAGCCATGTGTGACCTGATGCGACAACTGCAGATTgcgatcgatggtggcaaGGATTCACTTTCGATGGCAGCGCGCGTGAACGGAGAGACGGTCGTCAGTCCCGGTACGCTCGTCGTTTCTACGTACGCACCCTGTCCGGACATCACGGTCAAGGTGACACCCGACCTGAAGGCAGCGGGACAGCGACGCAATACCACGTTGCTGTACGTGGCCGTGGAAGGTGCTCGATTCCGGTTGGGTGGTTCGGTGCTGGCACAATGTTACCGCAAGCTTGGCGGCGAATGTCCCGATATCAGTGATGCCGGATGCTTGAAGAGTGCATTCAACGTAACGCAGGATGTGCTTCGGAAGGGTTGGCTTCTTTCCGGGCACGATTGCAGTGATGGTGGCCTGATTACAACAGTACTGGAAATGGCATTTGCCGGTTTGACGGCAGTCGATGTGAATCTAGAGCAGCTGCTTCATTCGGCCAGCTTCCCGAGTGTTCATGGCGCCGTTCTACAGGTCCTGTTTGCTGAAGAGTGTGGCTGGGTACTGGAAGTGGCACCAGAACACGAGGCCGAAGTGTTAACCGCCTTCCGGAAGGCGTTGGTTCCTTGTTACACCATCGGAACAGCGAtcggtgctggagctgatCTACATTCGCGCAGCTCCGTCATCCTACGCAATGGCAACACCGTACTGCTGCAGGAAAGTCTGTTCACCCTTTTCAACTGTTGGGAATCGATTAGCTTCGAAATCGAGAAGATACAGAAAGCGAAAGCCGCCGCCATTGAAGAATACACTGGCATCGAGCGTCGTACTGGGCCCCGTTATGTGTCCAGCTTCAATCCGGATACGATGTACGCTGATCTAAAGCTGGCTGCCACTGGACCGCGAGTGGCATTGATTCGTGAGGAAGGCACCAATGGAGACCGTGAAATGGCGGCCGCCTTGTACGGTGCAGGCTTCGAGGTGCATGATGTAGCCATGAACGATCTGCTGAAGGGACGCACCACTCTCGATCGTTACCGTGGAATCGTGTTCCCTGGTAAGTAACGTGAGAGAGattgtaccataaaaaaaggtGTGAAAATCACATTCTTCTCGCCCATTGCAGGTGGTTTCAGTTACGCCGATACACTTGGATCCGCCAAGGGATGGGCTGCCTGTATTCAGTACAATGGAACGATTGCACCGCAGTTCGAACAGTTCCGCAAGCGACAGGACACATTCTCTCTCGGTGTCTGCAACGGTTGTCAGCTGATGGGCTTGATTGGCTGGGTAGAGACGGATGGTGCTGATACCGGCAAGAAGCAGTCAGTGGCTGCCACCGAAACGGTTCCCGAGATTGTGCTGGCTGGTAATAGTTCGGAAAAGTATGAATGCCGCTGGGTAACGGTGAAGATTGCTCCAAGCAAATCCGTGATGCTGCGGCGCCTGGCCGGCAGTGTTTTGGGATGCTGGGTGGCCCACGCTGAAGGACGGTTCGTCTATCGTAGCAGCGCGACATTGGACCGGTTGGTGGCTAGCCAGTGCGTTGGATTGCAGTATGTCGATGATTTGGGCAACGCAACCGAAACGTACCCGATGAACCCGAACGGTAGTCCGCTCGGTGTGGCCGGTATCTGTTCGCCCGATGGTCGCCATTTGGCCATGATGCCGCATCCGGAACGGTGCGTTCAGATGTGGCAGTGGCCCTACGTTACGGCCGATTTTCCGTACAAAAACTCCTCTCCCTGGATGTCGATGTTCCAAGAGGCTTACCTGTGGTGTCAGGAGGAAAAGTGAGAACCGTGCCTCTGCCGCGCCAAGCGCGCTCATTCCCTTTTCGTTCATTATCTTAAATCATCCCACGGTTCTGCACGAAGGCGCCtttaaaatgtaattcaaGCGAAACGTTACTGTTTATATTCCACTAATAAAGTTGATCCAGCAGCTTTCAAGCATAACCCCGGGAACCCGTAGTGCTGTTAATGGGCAGAAGGAGAGCTCTCGTTTAAGGTGCATCGACAAGAGGATTGCCTCTTCAGATAATAACACCGGCTGGTAAACATCTTCATGTTAATCACGATTAATAGACATCCGGGGTAACAATTTGTATACAGCACTCTCGCACCGCACTCCGCCTAATGAAGCTttcctgctgatgatgcggCCATTGGCGCACCTTTCCTGGAATCCTTACACTCAACGGCGTCTAGCGTCGTGAAATACGTGTGCGAGAGTCCCAGCGTACAAACGGTTCGGGAGGTGAGCTGTGAAAGGTGTAAAAATGAAGGAACGATCGAACCCTCGAAGACACAGCGGAGCGAGGGAGGTGCCTTCCAAAAGGTACTTAAACACCAACCGCAAATGAGGAAGGTGGGCACGGGAGCGTATCGTTTAATAGTATTAAAAGGAAACCAAGGATTCCTTCTTCTCGAAACCTTCGCCTCTTCAAATGAGAAGACCTTTCACATTAGGTGAAGGAGGAAATTTGTTCGCGAATGGCTTTCCTTGAACCCACCCCCCGGAGTTGTGACGCATCCCACAGGAAGGTTGGTGGGTGATGATAGACCGAGCCAGCCGTCGGAAGATAAGATAATTAGCTATACTCCGATGGTAAGTGCGTGCTCATGTGTGGTCTGCAGACGGTactgagtggtggtggtggttcctgtTCTGGATCATTTCACTTCCAAAACCCGATTTaccgttttctttctctacCGTATCTCTTGTGCCATCGTTTTCCGTGTATCATTTCTCTTCATAATACAATCTCATCCTCGACACCTTACCCTCACATGCCACCTCGCTCTTAACCTAACTCTCCAGCCATTCCTCCCACCCGTCACTCCCCGGGTCACCTGCGAGGGAAAAATGATGGCGGGAAAATCTCTCGAAAACGGTTAAACGAAATTTTCTCTGGCAttaaccagcagcatcaacagcagcagcgacggcagcagtagcgtcTTATACTGCCTGCCAGCCGCCAATCAGACGCAGTAAGCTTCGCTGTGTAACCATGGGAATGGTTCAGGTGCTACCCCAACGGTGTGTTGCTGAAGGTGGACTGATTGGTGAGGGATCCGGGTGGGTGGTCGGGCACACAGAAAATGAAGTCCTCGTCTCCACCGTCAGTTCCTTTCCCCGTTTTTGCTCCCAGGAGCGTACGTGGATGGATTTGCAAGCGTCGCTGCTTCTGGCGTTGTATGGCGCTggttcttccatttttctttcctttttccaattttataGCTTTTCCTAGGAAAAAGTGTAGCCAAGCACGGCAGCCATCACCCCAGgaagccaccagcatcatcgttgCCGGCATGGGAATCCATTTCGTGTCaagggtgtgttggtggtcggtcgtcggtggttGTGTTCGCAGAAATGGTCGGAACTAGAAGGAATGCTGGCAGCACCAACACGCAGCGCATAAGCGGAGAGCcccgtccttttttttttttttctttcaacaagGATCTCGCGTGGTATCTGGGTAAATGTGCCAGGTACAAGAAGTCTTGCAAACTGTAAAGCAAAATTCCGACGAAAACCGTAACCACCCTCCTTCTGCCGACCGTATCACTTCGCGGTCGGCTCAAGGCCCCTTCCCATACTCGTTGACAGTCACCCAGGCGTGTGACGTGAGGCGTTTAACCTCGAAggatttctctttttttgtggctCGGCGATAAATTCcaccgagctgctggtgggccggccggcctgccCGGTATCGTACAAtacattttcgtttcgtgacCATCGGCCCCTCACGATCTTACCTGTGCTGCaacgtgatggtggtggccgcggtggTGATGTCGTCGAATGTTGGCCAAGTTGCTCGCTCCCTATGGGGGGGCCGTTGGCATGGTAACAGAGCTGTTGAACAGAGCTAGTGGAAGCCGGCTACTAAATATGGCGTCCCCAAGATTGGCTTGACAATTCGCGACGAGCAGGCAGGTAGCAGGCTGGTGCGGCCAGGAGATAGCGAAAGACAATTTCCAGTCCAATCATTTCGGTTTATAGTATCGCTTGATCATTTTTATTTCCAGTTCCCGGTCTCTTTTTCCGGCGTTTCCTATTTCGTTCCAGTTTTTCATCATAATTTCGCCAGCGTACCCGCCACTACGTGCTGCacgttctctccctcttttgctctctttcggCATTTCACTGGGGCGACTAACTTTTCACCCATCATTTGTGCcacttatttttttttccttctaacCATTCCATTTGGCCGGCAATCTCACGTCACGGTCACGTCGATTAAGTTTTGTGCTCGCAGTTCGCGCATCGCGTTCTTACAGCAAAAAATTGTAAGTATCCCTTCGCTGGCTTCActttatttacatttccttttttgaggAAGCTTCCCCTCAATTACCGATGCCCTGTGCCACGATGGATGataacattttcattaaaaaagaaacgaaaaagaaaagaaaagcgcttGACAATTATTGCAACTTTCCCAGTCGCGTCCATGGTCGCACGGTGTCCGCTGGGAATGGCGGTAAACACCTAGCAACGCGGGCTCTACACTGAAATCTCTTGTATCTGAACACGTTTCTTGCTGTTGGCATGGGTTGCTTCGCtcggcggctgctgttgctgctgctgctgatggtgtagatgttggtgttgatggtgatggagctGGTGCATCGAAGGAGGCCGCAAGATGCTACCAGCCACGTGTACCTGCAGCTCATCGCGATAGTTGTAATCCCTGGCGGCCAGCGAGCGCGTACTGCCACCGCCAGTAGCACCAATCTTGCGGAAGTCATCGCGCAGCAGATCCCGGCGCCGGGTCATCGTAGCCGTGCTGGCCATCAGTGGCCGTGCGGTGGCCTCAGTTAGCGGAAGCTGAGACAGTTCGGCCAGATCGTACTGTGTCGATTGGTTGCACAGTTCCTTCGGTAGACTAACGACGGAGTAGCTTCGCGTTTCACGCTGGACTGCCGGCAGCTGCTGGTCCGAGGTAAGCGACGATACCGAACCGGACGAGGACTGATTGTCGGAAGGGTTCGGTGAGATGATGGATACTTTCTTGGGCGAAACCGTCACTCGACTGTTGGCGGAAGATGCCAAAGCGACCGTTGGccgatgttgatgctgctgttgctgctgctgttgctgctgctgctgcaagtgctgatggtgctgctggagttcACATTTGTGCGAGTGTTTGATGGCGGAGGTACTGCTCCGGCGCATCGACATCACGTGACCATGGTGACCGTAGTGAGGCTGCAATGATAGCTCGATTGTCTGTATGCTGCTGTTCTGTCCACCGCTGGCCGGTGCTGGCGTCTTGatggaaacagcagcagctccggtgccatgtttcatcgtgccaccCTTGGTCGGGTACAGTTCATCACCGTCGCCCTTCGGTTGGCCGCTCGAAGACGAAAGCGACTCATCGTTGACTCCCTTCGCTCCGCCTccgagctgctgatgatcactggcggcggtggtggtggtagaggtaGAGGATGCAGCGACGGCGGCCGCAACCGCACCGGAAGACGACTCGACCACATTCAATCGCGATTCCAGCTCGAGCAGGTTGATTTTCATGCGGGAATTACTTTCGCGCTTCTCGCGCTGATAGTAGATGGCCACGAAGATGAGCACGTTGAGGAAGAGCAGAAAGCATCCGacgccgatggtgatggccagGGCCGTCGAATAGCTGCGCTGGTAGCTGTTGGTGAGGCGGTTGATCAGACTACGGTTCGAGTCACTGTGATGTGTCGGAAGCGCCGCATTGTGCAGTGGCCAGGAAGCGGAAGCCGTCTGTATGAACGTGATGTTCGGGGGACATTCTGCAGAAAGGAGATAGGAAGCAGAACATCTCTTTGGGTCGCACCCAGAACCGAGACTAATAAGGGCGCTTAGTGCTAGGGACCTACCAGTCGAGATGGATTGCAGTATGGTGGAAGCgatggtttccgttttgtgcATCTTGGAGGTGGTGGACGTAACGAACCCAATGTGTACCATCGGTGGCTCGATGATTTGCTCACGGACGAGACCTGCGGAAGGGGTCACATCACAAGACACACAGGGGGTGGACATTGATCCTTCGAGTTTCGAGCTCACGATACGAGCGGTACGGTACCTACCGTCATAGAAAATTGGATCGACCTCACTGAAATGATGGTGCCGCATCGACAGCTCCGGTATATTGAAGGACGAGTGCAGCTGAGGAATCAAGCTTAACCACAGTGACAGCTTGTGGCCCCGATAGTGGCTCTTTGGTACGACCTTATTGCCTGCAACGTTCCGGTAAGATATCAAGTGGAATTGCGCCACAGAGagccaaagagagaaagagagagagagagtggaaggtGCTTATTTGCTTTGATTCATTTagcattattttcatttcattagcaCCAAAAAGGGTACGATAATCGATGTTGGTTGCACATGCACGACTCAGAGACTCTTCTTTACTTACCAATCTCCATGAAGACCTGATTGGTGGTGTCGTAGTGTCCCCAGAATGGCAAATTGTACTTGAGTGTGGTGAAGCCACTGTACAGGTTGTCACTGTTTAGGCTGTAGTAGCTCGCCTCTGGCTCCTCGCcccggccaccgccaccgtccgcCGTCCCGTCCTGCTCACCATCCTCACCGTCGTCCTCGGAGTgaccatcgtcgccatcgccgttaCCGGCTCGAGACTCTTCTTCACTCGACTGATAGCCCGGGCTCTCGGCTGAACTGAAGCGCTGCAAGTCGTTGGAGAACTTTCGCTTTTTGCGCaaatgcttctgctgccgtgTGTCCTTGTGGTagtactgcagcagcagctggtgctgctgttgctgcattgtCGTCTGCTGTAATTGCAGAgcgaccggctgctgctgctgcgacgaagGAGCGGAGGATCCACTTCGAGAAGTTTGAAGTGAaccttcatcgtcatcgccggcCACATCGGCGACCGAGGGGCGAAACGAGGATACCAGCTGCCGCATCATGGTGTCATTGTGTTGGGGTGATTTTTTTGCCGGATTCCAGCTACGCTTATTATTGTTATTCACGAACACATCCATGCGCGACGCACGCAGCCCATTAGGGTTCCTGAAAGGGTGGAGCAAGCAAAGGAACGTGAGGAGCTGGTGGTAGcagaacaaatgaaaaaaaaaacaaaaaaaaaaactacgagctactggcgcctccattgcaaATTTGCGATTTCAGCTTGCTACGATTTGGCGACAAAAGTCAACTGACGCAAAACTAATTTTAAACTCAACCTTTCTTTGCGTTTTTCAAAGACAAGTTTCGGGTTGGGGGCTTGCAGTTCGTTCTTTGTTTGAGTAATCCAAGTAAGCATAGAGCGGCCCGGGCGCTCGTTGGCTCGGTTACAGGGAGTGCAAATTACCGCAAAATCTACTTCCAACAGCTCAGGCGGACGGACCGTAAATCAACATTTACAATCATCTGCAGTGCTTAACACACTCGAGAGCAGGTGTTGGGATGTTATCGTCCATTGTCGGAGGTGTCGGAGGTAAAATGGCGATTGATTATGGTGCTGGGAGGAGGGAGGGTTGGGAGGCGGAGTAGTTAGTAGAGAGTGTTAACACCTACCCTGTTTTTACAAAATTACACAGGTACCGCATCACAGTGCTGCTGACCTGCATATCCAACCTAGTGAGGGTGAGTGGAAACATCGGTGATGGTGAGAATCCTAATGCAAAAGGCACATCCTCGCCTCGAACGGAACCGGCACGCTGTCGAGTGGCAATCCGCGGAAGGACccaacgagagaaagagagaagaagagaggaagagagttaGAGAGCGAAAATGCTACATTATTAATTGAACGGAGCATCGGATAAATAGTTTATGAGACGGCTTAGGcaccgacggacggatggacggacggacggggcaCACCGGCAATGAACCCGGCTAATGAAAAGCTTTACCCGCCCCGGAAGCACATCGGCCACGCAGTGACAGTGAGCTAAAATTAACTCCCTTAGGCTTAAATTATTCGCACAAACAGCGTCGCCATCGTCtgcatcgttgtcgtcgcttgCTGCGAGTCACGGGCCCGGAGTGAGTGAGGTGGTCAGCCAAGATCTTACCGTCATCAGTCCACTTGTGGCGTGGCACAGCATCTGTTTTCGGCACCGCGTGGATCGTTAACTGAGATTTTAGGGCATgaggcacacacatacacacgcgcccGTCTCGTCGGGCTCGTCTTGGATGTTGTTAACGAGTTACACGCTTCATTTGATGGGCCATCAACCTGCCTTTGAAATGCTTTTTTACTACTTTGGCCCAATAAACACTTAGCGGTTTTGCTGCAGAAGGGCAAGAAGGTGGAGGATTCTGCCCTCCCTCCCACTCCGGATGGTAAGCTAATTTGCGAGAGATTTGTATTTTATGCTCCACATCCTCGGGTCGAGGGTGTGAGCCACCCAAGGGTAGCAATCGATACGATACGATGTATCGAACACATTAGCATAAGAGCTTTCCCGTTCAATCGGTTCTCGCTGCCCGTGCCCGTAAACAATACTAATTATTCGTCTAATTGCAGACCAACTCgggaggaggagagaagagTGACGTACCTGCGGAAACTTCCATTCATGAGATTGATGCTTGAAGTGGAGAAAGTAGGACCGGCCGCCCTGTAGGCTGTGCAGATGGCTCAGCTGGACGAGCGGTGCCGCCGTCAGCCCATCGCTCAGCAGTTCCAACACCGCATCCCGATAGCCATAGGCGCTCCGTGGCGATCGCTCCCAGTTGGTGTACTCGTTCTGTtggtccgagagagagagagagagagagagagagagagagagagagaggtcgattggtcgattggtaaaagggagagaaagagcaagagcgAATCAATAAATTATAGCCAAGAGCTCCGGGATCCTTTCTAAAGATTGAACCCAATTCACGGCCCAACTGATTTATTGTGGCATTCGGTAATCAGCCCCGgctatgatgctgctgctttcagtCCAGAAACATGCGCCCGGACTCGTTTGCCTGTCACGCCCTCGCAATATTTATTGCTTCTCCAAttgtgttttacatttttcaatgatCTACCGGCGCATTAGCGTACGTGCTCCATCATTCGCGCTCCATCGGCCGGCCCGGGGACCTCAAATTGGTCTCGTTCTGTTCGGCCCAAaaagtgccggtgccggtgccgttgccgGTGCGCCGCATTCGGGCATTCAATTATGAAGACTTCAAGACGCGCGCTTTTGACATCTTTGACTTGACGGCCGGGCTCGGGTTCGCGAAATCGATTTCCTCTAATTATGCCATTTCCAACTTTCTACCATTGGTGGACCAACTGGGCGAGTCGTTACAATGCTCCCCaacctcccccctctcccatCCCACCCCAAACGGGTGGCTTCTACTAAATCCTGCTGACAGCTGTTGCGGAGTGTCCTGGCGAATCGAGTGGTCCAACTGGTGGCGGTCATGGGACgggatgaaattaaaaagcCCGGCCTGGCAATCTGGCAACAAGGGGCATACTTCTTCTGGCACTTTCTGGCCCTCTTTGcgtcaaccaccaccgctttaAACGGCCAATTCATCGAAAGGCATTCTTGGAAAGGCAGGTCCTTGGTTaaggacacatacacacagccacacagccacagctaCAGCGACTTTCCTTTGGGAAACTTTCCCTTAACCAGGCGTTGGAAGTGTTGGCTTTGTCATCGTGGCCGTTGGACGGTGGCTGCTGGGCTGCTGTAGGATGATTGGAGCAAAAGTTGGGGTCTACCTCCGCCGAAGAAATTAGGCACTCTCTTCATGATAATTTCGGTGGCCAACGTGCCGTTGGAATTGGAATTCCTGCGGCCTGCGGACAGACTCACAACAGCACAGGACGGCCAGGCACCAGGCCCACCAGATGCCCCAGCAAAGAGGCAAAGTTTGGAAAAGTCTCCGAAAAATCATTTGCagtattcgttcgttcgcttgctcgctcgctcgctcgctcgctcgtgggATCCTGAGCGGCCACAAATTAGATATATATTCAAGTTGACTACTGACTACACCGTCGCTGGCGGCCATGGTCGacggcaccgcaccacaccatcaccccatcgccttcaatcgatcgagagaAGGCTCTTTAATTAATCGAAAAACTTTGTTACTTCAAGTGGAGATCGTCGGTCGAGAGTCGCGGCGGTGGAGGAGCAAGAGGGGGGGTGTCTTGTCGTGTTCGAGCTCATCGGCATTGGGTAGCAGGGACCTCGggaccagccagcagccagccagtagcaCTCGGTTTTGCGTAATGTATTAGATAGCAACAGGAATTACACCGTCGGAATACCGAAAGTGAGTTATCCATTTCGATTATTTATGTGCTGTGAAGTTGTGTGTTTAAAGGCCAACAGTCAGCCGGAGTTATGCAAAGAAGCCACCGCGTGTCGCTGTCGTTGTGTGCGCCCTGGTGGCCATAAAGTGTGCTAGCTGATCATGGTGCCAGTTGTTcggagaaaacgaaacgaacgctTCAAAGGAACGATGGGTTGGGTTAAAAATCCTTTTCACCAGGGGGGGAAAACCCTTTAAAGTGTGCTCGGGTATACGGCGCAGGAATTCTTGTGGTTAACCACAGCCAAGATagtaaagcagcagcagcagcggcagcactcGGTTCCAGGTCTATAGTGCTCGAGTATTCCGTGCCAAGCGGGGAAACTTTGAACCGTGGTACCGTGCCTTAACCTCAACGACTCTCGGCGATAAGCCTGCTAGGTCGGTTTGGTTACTCCTCTCCCCTGGCCCTTACCTTGAGCGCGGAGTAGATCTCGTTCAGATGGTAGCGGTAGGTGTTACGCACGAAGGTGCGCAGGATGCGGTCGCGCTTGGTTTCGTTGAAACCGAACTCGAGATCCGCCGCCGTCAGCTCCAGGTAGGACTCGTACGTCGTCAGCCCGAACAGGACGTCCTGTTTGTGGAAGTTGCTGAACTCGATACCGCTAGTGCTGTGTTGGCGGCGTACCGCGGGAAAAcccaagaaagaaagaaaaaaaacaacggcgaaaaaaaacggcaaatgGCAAACCAAAAGTTGTTCATCGTTAATGCAATAAAGTACAGTTAACCACCCCGCCCAGTTCCACCAATTCCACCCACCAGTACGATCTACACATCACCCCTTTGAAAAGgactcgacgtcgtcgtcgtcgtcgtcgtcgtagtcgacgTTGGCcctttttatgtgttttatcGCGCGAATGACCATAAAAAAGCTTGAAACCCCTgatcccgtggtggtggtggtggtggatggtggcacACAAAAGGGCAATATCCTGCCAGTGGTGAGCGGAGGTGTGATCCGTGGACTTACCTGGCTATCGCTGAATCGGATGGTATTTTAAGATTATTAATAATGGCCGCCTTGGCCTGTGTTATGACGGTTCCGTCGACAAACGGTGCAAATCCTGGCAAAAATCTGCATCCCCCCGGGGCCGGGCgaaatgggagagagagagaggaaaatgagaaaaataaattaccgAAAGATAATAATTATCCGAGCAATTTGTTTGTATTGGCGTCCGTTTTTTTCGTGCGCCCTTTTCAGTTCCGTGGcctccgtgtgtgcgtgcgtttaaCCTCCGgctccgtgttttttttttggtggataaATTGCACGAGGATTCGGGAAGTTGTTGTGGTCAGCCGGATGTTTTCGTGctttattttgtgtttttttttggtttcaaattttatgtttcacaCAAGAACAAGGCTTCGTACTTTCGTGCCTCAATGCACACGCAAACGGAGGGTTTGCGTGTGCAATCTGGTTGATCAGCGTACGGTGGTTAAAACGGGTTGGTTGAGGCCATTTTTATTCGACCAAAAAATGCTGTGTgctcaacatcaacagcagcagcagcagcagcagcagcagcagttttggCGCTTTCCAATTGAATGCAAACAATTCCATCAAcaaatggtggccaacggaATGGGCACGAATGTTTCCGCGAATCGGCGAATCACATTTCGTGCAGTGGATTTCGCTGGAACACCAGTTTACTCACCTAGGACTACTCAACGATATATTCATAAGCTCCGCAAGTGATTTGGTCCGCAGACAGGGAGCCAAATCCTCGTTCACCACGTCCCCGGTGCATGAGGTCTGTTCGGCTACTTTGCGCTTCACGGCGAGTGGATCCCGCTGGATGGCCCACGGTGAGAGAGCGGAACcgctcagcagcaccacccggtGGATGAGATCTGTGGAAGCAGAATGGATCGACGGATTAACTCTCGACGCTACGGCCACCGGTGTTCCCGTGGCTTACCTCCTGCTACCGGCGAGACGGCCAGTATGTTGGCCAACGCTGCACCGGTCCCGTGGCCCATCAGCGTAATTTTAGCCGGATCACCACCGAAGGCAACCAGATTCTCGCGCAGCCAGTGCAGCCCGGCCACCAGATCCATCAGCCCAAAATTACCCTGGGCACTTCCCTTAGCACCAGTTTTCAAAAAACCTACCCGGTAAGATAAGAAGACCGCTTTGagcacgttgttgttgtcgggaCAGTCGTTATTGGGGAGTCGGGTTTCCGGGAACCATTGAACCTATCCGCTTTAAAATGATTcgcattccacca is a window of Anopheles aquasalis chromosome 2, idAnoAquaMG_Q_19, whole genome shotgun sequence DNA encoding:
- the LOC126581158 gene encoding uncharacterized protein LOC126581158 isoform X1 produces the protein MKALGRALADRRHPHHRQLAVVWLLLTLWFTGGRMSPSATGLGGGPGPSAVGPNSPASLNNITYSNNVVKTKYGPLRGIVFRATPMVIEGFLGVPYASPPIGSLRYMPPVTPSTWKFTRLVDRYAPVCPQKLPKLLDPGSDPGAIGVLPLDRLKQLRRLVPTLVNQSEDCLYLNLYVPHADDTPHRLDHLKPTIVYIHGESYEWNSGNHYDGTTLAMNGNVIVVTINFRLGVLGFLKTGAKGSAQGNFGLMDLVAGLHWLRENLVAFGGDPAKITLMGHGTGAALANILAVSPVAGDLIHRVVLLSGSALSPWAIQRDPLAVKRKVAEQTSCTGDVVNEDLAPCLRTKSLAELMNISLSSPRFLPGFAPFVDGTVITQAKAAIINNLKIPSDSAIASTSGIEFSNFHKQDVLFGLTTYESYLELTAADLEFGFNETKRDRILRTFVRNTYRYHLNEIYSALKNEYTNWERSPRSAYGYRDAVLELLSDGLTAAPLVQLSHLHSLQGGRSYFLHFKHQSHEWKFPQRAGSVRGEDVPFALGFSPSPMFPLTLTRLDMQVSSTVMRYLCNFVKTGNPNGLRASRMDVFVNNNNKRSWNPAKKSPQHNDTMMRQLVSSFRPSVADVAGDDDEGSLQTSRSGSSAPSSQQQQPVALQLQQTTMQQQQHQLLLQYYHKDTRQQKHLRKKRKFSNDLQRFSSAESPGYQSSEEESRAGNGDGDDGHSEDDGEDGEQDGTADGGGGRGEEPEASYYSLNSDNLYSGFTTLKYNLPFWGHYDTTNQVFMEIGNKVVPKSHYRGHKLSLWLSLIPQLHSSFNIPELSMRHHHFSEVDPIFYDGRYRTARIVSSKLEGSMSTPCVSCDVTPSAGLVREQIIEPPMVHIGFVTSTTSKMHKTETIASTILQSISTECPPNITFIQTASASWPLHNAALPTHHSDSNRSLINRLTNSYQRSYSTALAITIGVGCFLLFLNVLIFVAIYYQREKRESNSRMKINLLELESRLNVVESSSGAVAAAVAASSTSTTTTAASDHQQLGGGAKGVNDESLSSSSGQPKGDGDELYPTKGGTMKHGTGAAAVSIKTPAPASGGQNSSIQTIELSLQPHYGHHGHVMSMRRSSTSAIKHSHKCELQQHHQHLQQQQQQQQQQQHQHRPTVALASSANSRVTVSPKKVSIISPNPSDNQSSSGSVSSLTSDQQLPAVQRETRSYSVVSLPKELCNQSTQYDLAELSQLPLTEATARPLMASTATMTRRRDLLRDDFRKIGATGGGSTRSLAARDYNYRDELQVHVAGSILRPPSMHQLHHHQHQHLHHQQQQQQQPPSEATHANSKKRVQIQEISV